From the genome of Virgibacillus siamensis, one region includes:
- the aceA gene encoding isocitrate lyase — protein MSNNRVEQVQNEWDNNLRWVNVERPYTAEDVIRLRGSIDIEHTLAKKGAEKLWDLVNGSDYINALGALTGNQAVQQVKAGLKAIYLSGWQVAADANLSGQMYPDQSLYPVNSVPNVVKRINQALQRADQVHYAEGKKAVDWFAPIVADAEAGFGGQLNVFELMKSMIEAGASAVHFEDQLSSEKKCGHLGGKVLLPTQTAVRNLISARFAADVMGTPTIIIARTDANAADMITSDVDPYDADFITGERTSEGFFKTKSGLDQAIARGLAYAPFADMIWCETSEPNLQEAKRFADAIHKQYPNKLLAYNCSPSFNWKGKLSDAEIASFQDELGKMGYKFQFVTLAGFHALNHSMFDLASGYKDHGMAAYSKLQQAEFASEADGYSATRHQREVGTGYFDEVAQVISGGTSSTGALAGSTETQQFTS, from the coding sequence ATGTCAAATAATCGTGTGGAACAAGTTCAAAATGAATGGGATAACAATTTGCGCTGGGTGAATGTAGAGCGGCCTTATACAGCGGAAGATGTCATCAGGCTGCGGGGATCGATTGATATTGAACATACGCTTGCAAAAAAGGGAGCGGAAAAGTTATGGGATCTTGTAAATGGTTCGGATTACATTAATGCACTTGGGGCTTTGACGGGGAATCAGGCAGTACAGCAGGTGAAAGCAGGTTTGAAAGCTATTTATTTAAGTGGCTGGCAGGTGGCTGCCGACGCCAACCTGTCCGGACAGATGTATCCCGATCAAAGCCTGTATCCGGTTAATAGTGTGCCAAACGTTGTGAAGCGGATTAACCAGGCGCTGCAGCGTGCTGACCAGGTCCATTATGCGGAAGGAAAAAAAGCTGTTGATTGGTTTGCACCAATTGTTGCAGATGCAGAAGCAGGTTTCGGCGGACAGTTAAATGTATTTGAACTCATGAAATCGATGATTGAAGCCGGCGCATCAGCCGTTCATTTTGAGGATCAATTGTCATCCGAAAAGAAATGCGGACATCTTGGCGGAAAGGTGTTGCTGCCGACACAAACAGCAGTGCGCAATCTGATTTCTGCCCGGTTTGCCGCTGATGTAATGGGAACACCGACAATTATTATTGCAAGGACAGATGCAAATGCTGCTGATATGATCACAAGTGATGTGGATCCATATGATGCAGACTTTATTACAGGCGAACGTACATCGGAAGGATTTTTCAAAACAAAGTCCGGGTTGGACCAGGCAATTGCCCGCGGTCTTGCATATGCCCCATTTGCCGATATGATCTGGTGTGAGACATCCGAACCGAATTTACAGGAGGCAAAGCGGTTTGCTGATGCCATTCATAAGCAATATCCAAATAAACTGCTGGCATATAATTGTTCACCGTCATTTAATTGGAAAGGAAAGCTTTCTGATGCTGAAATTGCTTCCTTTCAAGACGAACTCGGTAAAATGGGTTATAAATTCCAGTTTGTGACATTAGCAGGCTTCCATGCATTAAACCACAGCATGTTTGATTTGGCGAGTGGATATAAGGACCATGGCATGGCCGCTTATTCCAAATTACAGCAGGCAGAATTTGCGAGTGAAGCCGATGGTTACAGTGCAACACGGCACCAGCGTGAAGTCGGAACTGGATATTTTGATGAAGTGGCACAGGTTATTTCCGGCGGCACATCATCAACGGGAGCATTGGCAGGATCGACGGAAACCCAACAATTTACATCGTAA
- a CDS encoding lmo0954 family membrane protein, giving the protein MKKFMLFVGGLIAFFILLANLGPMILLGLSVWLLYVIFKKFVKSDSTAGKVGWVIAGLIVLSIGLSNIYAVIGVAAAYGLYLIYKSWKEDDAQPAGQFVEDNDPFQNFERQWAEINR; this is encoded by the coding sequence ATGAAGAAATTTATGTTATTTGTTGGAGGTCTGATTGCCTTTTTCATTTTGCTGGCAAATCTCGGACCGATGATATTGCTTGGTCTAAGTGTATGGCTGCTGTATGTGATTTTTAAAAAGTTTGTTAAAAGTGATTCAACAGCAGGCAAGGTCGGCTGGGTCATAGCAGGGTTAATCGTACTAAGCATTGGCCTTTCCAATATCTATGCAGTGATCGGTGTTGCGGCAGCATATGGGCTGTACCTGATTTATAAAAGCTGGAAAGAAGACGATGCACAGCCTGCAGGACAATTTGTGGAAGATAATGATCCATTTCAAAATTTTGAACGTCAATGGGCAGAAATAAATCGATAA
- the corA gene encoding magnesium/cobalt transporter CorA — MISIVAQTNDNEIINNLTVEDLEKQEFSWVWVDFEAPTDNEIALLESHFHFHPLAVEDCMHDLQRPKMDYYENHSFFVIHAVSKEDLSKREIDIFLEENRIVTFHKHSSGSINSVFSLLNRIKNKKELDEYFVFHQLLDNVVDKYFPIVYDIEDHINELEDNTNRLSMEQLLDQLFDRRGELLKLRQTVHPMRDLLYRVLNTHHLEGIHERREYFVDIHDHLIKVADMIASNREMTQDIRDSYLSLNSHQTNKTMQVLTVISVIFMPLTFIVGVYGMNFTYMPELDAKYGYFIVWIIMIAVSVSMFFWFKKKGWFD, encoded by the coding sequence ATGATAAGCATTGTGGCACAAACAAACGATAATGAGATAATCAACAACCTGACTGTCGAAGATCTGGAAAAACAAGAATTTTCCTGGGTTTGGGTTGATTTCGAGGCACCGACCGATAATGAAATTGCATTGTTGGAATCACATTTTCATTTTCACCCGCTGGCGGTAGAAGATTGTATGCATGACCTGCAGCGCCCCAAAATGGATTATTATGAAAATCACTCATTTTTTGTTATTCATGCAGTTAGTAAGGAAGACTTATCCAAGCGGGAAATTGATATTTTTCTGGAAGAGAACAGAATTGTTACGTTTCATAAGCATTCCTCAGGTTCTATCAACTCCGTTTTCAGTCTGTTAAACCGGATAAAAAACAAGAAAGAGCTGGACGAGTATTTCGTTTTTCATCAGCTTTTGGATAATGTTGTCGATAAATATTTTCCGATTGTCTATGATATTGAGGACCATATTAATGAACTGGAGGACAACACAAACCGATTGTCAATGGAGCAGCTGCTTGATCAGCTGTTTGACCGTCGCGGTGAACTCCTTAAACTCCGGCAGACCGTCCATCCGATGCGGGATTTGTTATATCGTGTTTTAAATACACACCATCTGGAAGGTATTCACGAACGGCGGGAATATTTCGTCGATATTCATGACCATTTGATTAAAGTTGCTGACATGATTGCTTCAAACCGTGAGATGACACAGGACATCAGGGACAGCTACCTTTCATTAAACTCGCATCAGACAAACAAGACGATGCAGGTTTTGACAGTTATTTCGGTAATTTTCATGCCATTGACATTTATCGTAGGTGTTTACGGCATGAACTTTACATATATGCCGGAGCTTGATGCGAAATATGGGTATTTTATCGTATGGATTATTATGATTGCAGTCAGTGTTTCGATGTTTTTTTGGTTTAAGAAAAAAGGATGGTTCGACTAA
- a CDS encoding response regulator — MINVLFADDHEMVRIGVSAYLSAQPDIEVVAEADDGGEAVKLALELKPNVILMDLVMKEMDGIEATKRIIEQWPEAKIIVVTSFLDDEKVYPALEAGATSYMLKTSKADEIAAAIRKTDAGESILEPEVTGKIMNRMREKPAPNLHEQLTDREQEILYLVAQGKTNQEIADELFIALKTVKVHVSNILGKLEVQDRTQAVIYAFKHNLV, encoded by the coding sequence TTGATTAATGTATTGTTTGCTGATGATCATGAAATGGTGCGTATTGGTGTATCGGCATATTTATCTGCACAACCGGATATTGAGGTTGTGGCGGAAGCAGATGATGGCGGTGAAGCAGTTAAGCTTGCGCTGGAGCTGAAGCCGAATGTTATTCTGATGGACCTTGTCATGAAGGAAATGGACGGAATTGAAGCAACAAAACGGATTATCGAACAATGGCCGGAAGCCAAAATCATTGTGGTGACCAGTTTTTTGGATGATGAAAAAGTGTATCCGGCACTTGAGGCTGGTGCCACCAGTTACATGCTGAAAACTTCGAAGGCCGATGAAATTGCGGCCGCAATCCGGAAGACCGATGCCGGAGAATCTATTTTGGAGCCGGAAGTCACCGGTAAAATTATGAACCGTATGCGTGAAAAACCTGCACCCAATCTTCATGAACAGCTGACAGACCGTGAACAGGAGATTCTTTACCTCGTCGCACAGGGAAAGACGAATCAGGAAATTGCCGATGAGTTGTTTATCGCATTGAAAACAGTGAAGGTGCATGTCAGTAATATATTGGGGAAATTGGAAGTGCAGGATCGTACACAGGCGGTAATTTATGCGTTTAAACATAATTTGGTTTAG
- a CDS encoding DUF1836 domain-containing protein: MNNMEHFIDNMHLDSQLTLEDIPDLNLYMDQVIQLFENKFAASKRNDDEKVLTKTMINNYAKGKLFFPVKNKKYSREHLMLISMIYQMKGALSINDVKQTLEKLNENITDKAFNLQDFYDCYLKLDRDNVDQFSKAVHQHSDAVHEKVKHLDDDDKKYLEQLLMVAVMTNMSNYYRRAAEKMVDAIGKEEKGHQK, from the coding sequence ATGAATAATATGGAACACTTTATTGATAATATGCATTTAGATTCCCAATTAACATTGGAGGATATTCCGGATTTAAATCTGTACATGGATCAGGTGATACAATTATTTGAGAATAAATTCGCTGCGTCCAAACGAAATGATGATGAAAAAGTATTGACGAAAACGATGATTAATAATTATGCCAAGGGCAAGTTATTTTTTCCGGTTAAAAATAAAAAATATTCACGAGAACATTTGATGCTTATCAGTATGATCTATCAAATGAAAGGTGCACTATCCATCAACGATGTTAAACAGACGCTTGAAAAGCTGAATGAAAATATAACGGATAAAGCCTTTAATCTGCAAGACTTTTACGACTGTTATCTGAAGCTTGACAGGGATAATGTGGATCAGTTTTCGAAAGCTGTACATCAACATTCAGATGCGGTTCATGAGAAGGTAAAGCATTTGGATGATGATGACAAAAAGTATCTGGAACAATTATTAATGGTTGCAGTCATGACAAATATGAGTAATTACTATCGAAGGGCAGCGGAAAAAATGGTCGATGCCATCGGGAAAGAAGAAAAGGGGCATCAAAAATGA
- a CDS encoding LLM class flavin-dependent oxidoreductase: MKLSILDQSPISSGKSARDALHASLELAVLADELGYTRYWIAEHHDMDGLACPNPDVMLGLIGSYTKRIRIGAGAVLLPHYKPYHVAETYNLLATLYPDRVDLGIGRAPGGSAEASIALSGNFLENVRRMPDALDDLLHFLHNDFAEDQMFSKIKPTPVPHRSPTVWLLGTSEKSALLASRKGLPYVFGHFMSDADGPAIVKKYKEDGTGAIVTVSVICAETTAEAEQLALSSLLWNIQKGKGEGDGRVPSAGTAKNYAFSVEEQETIRKMRHKMIVGNPQQVRTQLEQLQKKYNADEWMIVTITHSYEARMKSYKLLADAVFDLNK; this comes from the coding sequence ATGAAACTTAGTATTTTGGATCAGTCACCAATTTCATCCGGAAAATCAGCCCGGGATGCGTTGCATGCATCGCTTGAACTGGCTGTGCTGGCGGACGAGCTTGGTTACACTCGGTATTGGATAGCAGAACATCATGATATGGATGGACTCGCTTGTCCCAATCCGGATGTTATGCTTGGGTTAATTGGATCATATACGAAGCGAATCCGCATTGGTGCAGGTGCTGTTCTTTTGCCGCATTATAAGCCGTACCATGTTGCGGAAACGTATAACTTGTTAGCAACGTTATATCCGGATCGTGTTGATTTGGGTATTGGCCGTGCACCAGGTGGATCAGCTGAAGCATCCATCGCACTCTCTGGTAATTTTTTGGAAAATGTACGTCGGATGCCGGATGCACTTGATGACCTGCTGCACTTTTTACATAACGATTTTGCGGAAGATCAGATGTTTTCCAAAATCAAGCCGACGCCGGTGCCCCATCGTTCGCCAACAGTATGGCTGCTTGGAACGAGTGAAAAAAGTGCCTTACTTGCTTCCCGGAAAGGACTGCCATATGTATTTGGTCACTTTATGAGTGATGCGGATGGTCCGGCGATTGTAAAAAAATACAAAGAGGATGGAACAGGAGCAATCGTGACTGTTTCGGTTATTTGTGCTGAAACGACGGCGGAAGCAGAACAATTGGCATTGAGTAGTTTATTATGGAATATTCAGAAGGGAAAAGGTGAAGGGGATGGACGTGTCCCTTCAGCAGGTACGGCTAAAAATTATGCATTTTCAGTGGAGGAGCAGGAAACAATCCGGAAAATGCGCCATAAAATGATTGTCGGAAATCCGCAGCAAGTCAGGACGCAGTTGGAACAACTGCAGAAGAAATACAATGCAGATGAATGGATGATCGTAACGATTACACACAGCTATGAAGCTAGGATGAAATCGTATAAACTCCTTGCTGATGCAGTGTTTGATTTAAATAAATAG
- a CDS encoding PspA/IM30 family protein, translating into MTNIFTRIKDSVSADLHNMMDQKEQKNPIAALNQYLRQSEQEKERVRRLVDRQHKLKDEFTREFHKAQDMADKRQRQAGIAEKAGEEQMHEFAVREYEEYQARADRMKASREEAVQQLEELEQKYEDMKHKLKDMHLRRMELMGRENIARANHQINRVVDDSTEKPFHRFAEMEKYIEGLEYKVNSSYYRSTFDSKIAKLEKEMQEEAN; encoded by the coding sequence ATGACGAATATTTTTACACGTATTAAAGATTCCGTATCAGCGGATCTTCATAATATGATGGACCAGAAAGAACAGAAGAACCCGATTGCAGCGTTAAACCAGTATTTGCGTCAAAGTGAACAGGAGAAGGAGAGAGTGCGCAGGCTGGTGGATCGTCAGCATAAGCTAAAAGATGAGTTCACAAGAGAATTTCATAAAGCGCAAGATATGGCAGATAAGCGCCAGCGTCAAGCGGGTATCGCCGAAAAAGCCGGCGAAGAACAAATGCATGAATTTGCAGTACGGGAATATGAAGAGTATCAGGCACGGGCAGATCGTATGAAAGCTTCCCGTGAAGAAGCGGTTCAACAACTGGAAGAACTGGAACAGAAATACGAAGATATGAAACATAAGTTGAAAGACATGCATTTACGCCGGATGGAATTGATGGGAAGAGAAAATATCGCCCGCGCCAATCATCAAATTAACCGGGTAGTCGATGATTCGACCGAAAAACCATTTCATCGTTTTGCAGAAATGGAAAAATATATCGAAGGACTAGAATACAAAGTGAACAGTTCTTATTACAGAAGCACGTTCGACAGTAAAATTGCCAAACTTGAAAAAGAAATGCAGGAAGAGGCTAACTAG
- a CDS encoding sensor histidine kinase: protein MSTIFRHVVTAIFFSLFITLAVVGITFAAFPPDDWSYIVQKTLYDVPFIVYVVGTPITAGAVIGIMTAWYWRQRIQRVEKHLDEVAKGQKLSDDEEPFKELEKIRYHVGQIQEKIRLQTEHAQRLVTERAQEREKSLQEIVVQERNRLARELHDSVSQQLFAASMMMSAINEMNPPEDTSIRKQLQMVEKMIHQSQLEMRALLLHLRPVPLKGKSLQEGVKELLVELTQKVPMKIEWKAEAFTIDKGVEDQLFRILQESVSNTLRHAKASSLNVMLIERDEMIIMRVVDDGIGFDLEQVKTSSYGLENMRERAYQIGGTFKVVSLPDEGTRLEVKVPSYRKEGEQLD from the coding sequence ATGAGTACGATTTTCCGACACGTCGTTACCGCGATATTTTTCAGTTTATTTATTACGCTTGCTGTAGTTGGTATAACTTTTGCTGCATTCCCGCCGGATGATTGGTCCTATATCGTACAAAAAACACTATACGATGTTCCGTTCATTGTATATGTGGTGGGGACCCCTATTACGGCAGGTGCCGTGATCGGAATTATGACAGCCTGGTATTGGCGGCAGCGAATTCAACGGGTGGAAAAACATCTTGATGAAGTGGCCAAGGGGCAAAAACTTTCGGATGATGAAGAACCTTTTAAAGAACTTGAAAAAATACGATATCATGTTGGACAGATACAGGAAAAAATCCGTCTGCAAACCGAGCATGCACAACGTCTTGTAACAGAGCGGGCGCAGGAACGGGAAAAAAGTCTGCAGGAAATAGTTGTCCAGGAGCGGAACAGACTGGCAAGAGAATTGCATGATTCAGTCAGTCAGCAGTTGTTTGCGGCGTCGATGATGATGTCAGCTATTAATGAAATGAACCCTCCTGAAGATACCTCAATCCGTAAACAGCTGCAAATGGTGGAAAAAATGATACATCAATCACAGCTGGAAATGCGGGCATTGTTGCTGCATCTGCGTCCTGTACCATTGAAAGGGAAATCTCTGCAGGAAGGTGTCAAAGAACTGCTCGTTGAACTGACGCAAAAAGTACCAATGAAGATTGAATGGAAAGCAGAAGCCTTTACAATCGACAAAGGTGTGGAAGATCAGCTGTTCCGAATTTTGCAGGAATCGGTTTCGAACACACTGCGGCATGCAAAAGCATCATCGCTGAATGTGATGCTGATTGAACGCGATGAAATGATTATTATGCGTGTCGTTGATGATGGAATTGGGTTTGATTTGGAGCAGGTAAAAACGAGCTCATATGGACTTGAGAATATGCGGGAACGTGCTTACCAAATCGGCGGTACATTCAAAGTAGTCAGTTTGCCGGATGAAGGAACGCGTTTGGAAGTCAAAGTTCCGAGCTACAGAAAAGAGGGTGAGCAACTTGATTAA
- the liaF gene encoding cell wall-active antibiotics response protein LiaF, with protein sequence MFHRLSTDTLNWIFIIGVILFVIEIAFFHGGMIVSALFSGFFIYIGWKHFTKLWGKIFFWLGLISLVFSVLNMLAVRFLIVAAIVLFLVNYSKSKQESDIIKPSLPGPDIVNEQPTVQITPLFGHKLFGDQQTTDTVYQWRDVNIHGAFGDRTIDLSNTVLPNDTAVISIRHVLGNITIFVPYEVEVSIHHSAVFGRAHILGNHHRKLMNQSLFYQTEQYDHASSRVKIVTSQFSGDIEVKRI encoded by the coding sequence ATGTTTCATCGATTATCAACGGACACCTTAAACTGGATATTCATTATTGGAGTGATTCTCTTTGTAATCGAAATCGCTTTTTTTCACGGCGGGATGATAGTATCCGCTTTGTTTTCCGGATTTTTTATTTATATCGGCTGGAAACACTTCACCAAATTATGGGGGAAAATCTTTTTCTGGCTTGGATTAATCAGTTTAGTTTTTTCCGTTTTGAATATGCTGGCGGTCCGATTTCTGATTGTCGCGGCAATTGTACTGTTTTTAGTAAACTATTCTAAATCCAAACAGGAATCCGACATTATTAAGCCGTCATTGCCGGGTCCGGATATTGTTAATGAACAACCGACAGTACAAATCACCCCGCTCTTTGGTCATAAATTGTTCGGTGATCAGCAAACAACGGATACGGTATATCAATGGCGGGATGTAAATATACATGGTGCTTTTGGTGACCGGACTATTGATTTAAGCAATACAGTGCTGCCAAATGATACCGCGGTCATCTCCATCCGTCATGTTCTTGGCAATATTACAATCTTTGTGCCGTATGAAGTAGAAGTAAGTATTCATCACAGCGCTGTTTTTGGGAGGGCGCATATTTTAGGGAATCATCACCGGAAATTGATGAATCAGTCACTTTTTTACCAGACGGAACAATATGATCATGCCTCTTCCCGGGTAAAAATTGTTACCTCGCAGTTTTCCGGGGATATCGAGGTGAAACGGATATGA
- a CDS encoding C40 family peptidase, with the protein MKKTISTIATAGVVVFGSAVFGSTVYAETPSNLQEVQSQRSDVKADLSQAESKIADVMVELKDLNKKVDKVENALKQNKEKMSETKSKISDTKTEVEAFEKDIKELEKDIEKRYAILKDRIKSYQRSGGDVSFLEVVFGSKNFSDLISRVSAVSKIAEADENLMEQQKEDKAKLEKKQDKVEKKLHDLKDMKAELEFTQDTILTQKAQVEDDKKQLKEKEEKLRDMKAELENKDDSLAAVEQEIRDRAARETREARETAQNSTESSASESGSSDATSSSSDNGRDLTQLSSSSSKASSGSFSSAISAGYSVTGTPYVFGGKTPAGFDCSGFVSWAFGKAGVSIPSSTSALQSVGTKVSYSSAQPGDLIFFDTYKKNGHVAIYLGNGKFLGAQNSTGVAVASVNNVYWSNHFSGHVRRIR; encoded by the coding sequence TTGAAGAAAACAATTAGTACAATCGCCACAGCAGGTGTGGTTGTTTTTGGCAGTGCAGTTTTTGGCAGTACCGTTTATGCGGAAACTCCGAGCAATTTACAGGAAGTGCAATCCCAACGATCTGACGTTAAAGCAGATTTATCTCAAGCCGAATCAAAAATCGCTGACGTTATGGTAGAGTTGAAGGATTTGAATAAAAAGGTAGATAAAGTCGAAAATGCTTTAAAACAAAACAAAGAAAAAATGAGTGAAACAAAAAGTAAAATATCGGATACGAAGACAGAAGTAGAAGCGTTTGAAAAAGATATTAAGGAATTGGAGAAGGATATCGAAAAACGTTACGCAATCCTGAAAGATCGCATTAAGTCGTATCAACGAAGCGGTGGGGATGTGAGTTTTCTGGAGGTCGTTTTCGGTTCAAAGAATTTCAGTGATCTAATCAGCCGTGTTTCTGCTGTTTCCAAAATTGCGGAAGCTGATGAAAATCTGATGGAACAACAGAAAGAAGATAAGGCGAAACTTGAAAAGAAACAGGACAAGGTAGAGAAAAAACTTCATGACTTAAAAGATATGAAAGCTGAACTTGAATTTACACAGGATACGATTTTAACACAAAAAGCCCAAGTGGAAGATGATAAGAAACAATTGAAAGAGAAAGAAGAAAAACTTCGTGACATGAAAGCCGAGTTAGAAAATAAAGATGACAGCCTTGCCGCAGTTGAACAGGAAATCCGCGATCGCGCTGCACGCGAAACAAGAGAAGCCCGGGAAACAGCACAAAACAGTACGGAAAGTTCAGCATCTGAATCCGGAAGTTCGGATGCAACATCAAGTTCCTCAGATAATGGCAGGGATTTAACACAGTTAAGCAGCAGTTCTTCAAAAGCTTCATCTGGAAGTTTCAGTTCGGCAATATCAGCTGGTTACTCAGTTACAGGAACACCATATGTATTTGGAGGCAAAACTCCAGCCGGATTTGATTGTTCCGGTTTTGTATCATGGGCATTTGGAAAAGCTGGTGTTTCAATCCCATCCAGTACATCTGCATTACAGTCTGTTGGAACAAAGGTTTCATACAGCAGTGCACAGCCTGGTGATCTTATCTTCTTTGATACGTATAAGAAGAATGGACATGTAGCCATTTATTTAGGGAATGGCAAGTTTCTCGGTGCACAGAATAGTACCGGGGTAGCAGTTGCCAGCGTAAATAATGTATACTGGAGCAATCATTTCAGTGGTCATGTTCGCCGTATTCGATAG
- the trhA gene encoding PAQR family membrane homeostasis protein TrhA, with amino-acid sequence MSVYIREPVNGLTHLLGAFLSFAGLLALVIKAVETSESALALASVIVFGISMILLYSASATYHMVIAKDHVIAFLRRIDHSMIFVLIAGTYTPFCLISLRGTTGWTLFSIITAIAVAGVTFKLIWFHAPRLLSTVLYVAMGWIVIFYSAHLLPIIGGEGMFLLMLGGFFYTVGALIYWKKPAFLSFKHFGFHEIFHLFIMAGTLCHFFCIYGYVL; translated from the coding sequence ATGAGTGTTTATATTCGCGAACCAGTTAATGGACTGACACACTTATTAGGAGCATTTTTATCATTTGCAGGGCTGCTTGCTTTGGTCATTAAAGCCGTGGAAACATCGGAATCAGCACTTGCGCTGGCATCGGTCATTGTCTTCGGAATCAGCATGATTTTACTTTACAGTGCATCTGCCACGTATCATATGGTGATTGCAAAAGATCATGTCATCGCATTTCTCAGACGAATTGATCACTCGATGATTTTCGTTTTGATTGCGGGAACGTATACACCATTTTGTCTGATCAGTCTGCGTGGCACAACCGGATGGACGTTATTCAGTATCATAACGGCAATCGCTGTCGCCGGCGTAACTTTTAAATTAATCTGGTTTCATGCACCACGACTGTTATCCACTGTTCTATACGTTGCGATGGGATGGATTGTAATCTTTTACAGTGCACACCTGCTGCCGATTATCGGCGGCGAAGGAATGTTCTTGCTCATGCTTGGCGGTTTTTTTTACACAGTTGGCGCCCTGATTTACTGGAAAAAACCAGCATTCCTGTCATTTAAACACTTTGGATTCCACGAAATATTTCACCTGTTTATCATGGCCGGAACATTATGTCACTTTTTCTGTATATATGGATATGTATTATAA
- a CDS encoding aromatic acid exporter family protein — protein MKNFKIAGSRIVKTGLSVFLTAWICVLLDWPPVFAVITAIVTIEPTVSDSIKKGVIRFPASAIGSAYAVFFISLFGNSPLTYTLAAVLTIATCYKLKLYSGLLVATLTAVAMVEVIHSNFLISFFIRLGTTTTGLVVSTVVNMIILPPDYTREITGGLQKVSGQTGIVVKKIYHHLLEKNNEVDITIENAINRLDTTIHKTGTLVRFQKEEAKYHPLAGSDKRKFEHAERQLVRLRLIHYHLNNVMQLPTENINWSEEERLIIFEATDELAEALIHKGSYNSNIHAEYLKKITHIFWKRNNTIPEDTTNFPPEYVILYELVSIYNLAANEYKKDRDI, from the coding sequence ATGAAAAATTTTAAAATCGCCGGCAGTCGGATTGTTAAAACCGGACTGTCTGTTTTTCTGACAGCATGGATATGTGTCTTGCTGGACTGGCCGCCTGTTTTTGCTGTTATAACTGCAATTGTAACGATAGAACCAACTGTATCAGACTCCATAAAAAAGGGAGTTATTCGCTTTCCTGCTTCTGCAATTGGATCTGCCTATGCTGTATTTTTTATTTCGCTGTTCGGCAACTCGCCGCTTACATATACACTTGCAGCAGTTTTAACAATCGCGACGTGCTATAAACTGAAATTATATTCCGGCCTGCTTGTGGCTACACTTACTGCGGTTGCAATGGTGGAAGTAATTCACAGCAATTTTTTAATTTCCTTTTTCATTCGCTTGGGAACAACTACTACGGGACTTGTTGTATCAACAGTCGTCAATATGATTATTTTACCGCCGGATTATACACGTGAAATAACGGGCGGTTTACAAAAAGTATCGGGACAGACAGGGATTGTCGTTAAAAAGATTTATCATCATCTGCTTGAAAAGAACAATGAAGTCGATATTACCATTGAAAATGCAATAAACCGTCTGGATACTACCATTCACAAAACTGGGACACTTGTCCGGTTTCAAAAAGAAGAAGCTAAATACCATCCGCTTGCCGGCAGTGATAAACGGAAATTTGAACATGCGGAAAGGCAGTTGGTCCGACTGCGTCTAATTCATTACCACTTGAACAATGTGATGCAGCTGCCAACTGAGAATATTAACTGGTCTGAGGAAGAACGTTTGATTATTTTTGAGGCTACGGACGAACTGGCTGAGGCGTTGATACATAAGGGCAGTTATAATTCCAATATACATGCAGAGTATTTAAAAAAGATAACACATATTTTTTGGAAGCGGAACAATACGATTCCTGAGGATACTACTAACTTTCCACCTGAATATGTAATATTATATGAACTTGTTTCCATCTATAACCTTGCAGCAAACGAGTATAAAAAAGACCGGGACATATAA